The following proteins come from a genomic window of Paenibacillus swuensis:
- a CDS encoding carbohydrate ABC transporter permease, whose product MLRKLGIWGTIAIIAVLQIFPLLWLFNFSFLPSSEFFGSSILKWPDPFHWKNYSDALTHGKVPQFFLNSVLVTAVTIVMTTLISIFMAYAFTRMYWKWRGVVLGIILIGMIIPVQTTLLANFLIFKNIGLLDTYWSLILPGIAFNIPISTFILTGFLVSLPREMEEVAVIDGLNIFGLVMKVVIPLCKPAIAAISVMVFLASWSDYINPLTFISSESLKTLPFSIIQFQGQYSSNYGAQFAVLTLISIPSVAIYLLFSEQITKGIMAGAVKG is encoded by the coding sequence ATGCTGCGAAAACTAGGAATATGGGGCACCATCGCCATCATCGCGGTCCTTCAGATCTTCCCCTTACTGTGGCTGTTTAACTTCTCTTTCCTGCCCAGCAGCGAATTCTTCGGTTCCAGCATTCTGAAGTGGCCGGATCCGTTCCATTGGAAGAATTACAGCGACGCGTTGACCCATGGGAAAGTGCCGCAATTCTTCCTGAACAGCGTTCTTGTCACCGCGGTTACCATCGTTATGACTACACTGATCTCGATCTTCATGGCTTACGCCTTCACACGCATGTATTGGAAGTGGAGAGGCGTCGTGCTCGGCATCATCCTGATCGGGATGATTATTCCGGTGCAAACGACGTTACTGGCGAATTTTCTTATTTTCAAAAATATCGGCTTACTCGACACCTACTGGTCCCTCATCTTACCGGGTATCGCGTTCAACATCCCTATTTCCACGTTCATCCTGACCGGCTTCCTGGTCAGCCTGCCCCGCGAGATGGAAGAAGTGGCTGTTATCGACGGCTTGAACATCTTCGGTCTGGTCATGAAGGTCGTCATCCCGTTGTGTAAACCGGCAATTGCCGCGATTAGCGTCATGGTGTTTCTAGCCAGCTGGAGCGATTATATTAATCCGCTGACTTTTATCTCATCGGAGTCGCTGAAGACACTTCCGTTCTCGATTATTCAATTTCAAGGACAATACTCCAGCAATTATGGCGCTCAATTCGCCGTGCTGACGTTAATCAGTATTCCGTCCGTCGCGATCTACCTGCTCTTCTCCGAGCAGATTACGAAGGGCATTATGGCCGGTGCCGTAAAGGGATAA
- a CDS encoding carbohydrate ABC transporter permease — protein MTKMLSNKLIITLFIMPGLLFFACFILIPLIYSAFYSFTNYDLLQPYTFIGLDNYKELIRDGDFYHSLWNALLMMLALIFIQHPIAIAAGMFAQYLGRGEKAIRAVYFLPTIIGVVVGSMVWSSIFSTQFGLLNHLLDIVGLESWQHDWLGDPKTAIWCIILVSMWCGFGYAFLLYYTGLKGIPADLHEAAKLDGASNFQIHTLIDLPMLKPIIKVNVILAVIASLKMFDITKLMTNGGPFKSTHMPLTYMYEEAFSLNRYGYGNAVSITFVVICLLVTFAMNKMMKSEEGEA, from the coding sequence ATGACCAAGATGCTTTCCAACAAGCTGATCATTACGTTATTCATCATGCCGGGCTTGCTGTTCTTCGCCTGTTTTATCTTAATTCCGCTGATTTATAGCGCATTCTATTCCTTCACCAATTATGATTTGTTACAGCCTTATACGTTCATCGGTTTGGATAATTACAAGGAACTCATTCGCGACGGCGATTTCTATCATTCCTTATGGAACGCGCTGCTCATGATGCTCGCCTTGATCTTCATACAGCATCCCATCGCGATTGCGGCGGGCATGTTCGCCCAATATCTTGGCCGCGGCGAGAAAGCGATCCGCGCCGTCTACTTCCTGCCTACAATTATCGGCGTCGTTGTCGGTTCCATGGTATGGAGCAGCATCTTCTCCACACAATTCGGATTGTTGAACCATCTGCTCGATATCGTCGGTCTGGAATCCTGGCAGCATGATTGGCTGGGCGACCCCAAGACCGCCATCTGGTGTATTATTCTCGTCTCCATGTGGTGCGGCTTCGGTTACGCATTCCTGCTGTATTACACCGGCCTCAAGGGCATTCCCGCGGATCTGCATGAAGCGGCCAAGCTGGACGGCGCAAGCAATTTCCAGATTCATACGCTGATTGACCTGCCTATGCTGAAGCCTATTATTAAAGTGAATGTGATTCTTGCCGTCATCGCGAGCTTGAAGATGTTCGATATTACAAAGCTTATGACGAACGGCGGTCCGTTCAAGTCTACCCATATGCCTCTGACTTACATGTATGAGGAAGCGTTCAGCTTGAATCGGTACGGATACGGGAACGCGGTTTCGATTACCTTCGTTGTTATCTGTCTGTTGGTTACTTTTGCCATGAACAAAATGATGAAATCGGAAGAGGGTGAAGCGTGA